The genomic interval CGACAGCGTCCTGTTCCAATGGCCATGCTGATCGAGCCGCTCCGCCAGCGCCGGCAGCCCGACCTCGTGCAGCACCTCAGCGACCTGAGTATCGCTGAACGCACCGGATTCGGCCGGATAGACGATTGCGGCACGCAGCTCGCCGACCGGGAAATATGGGCGCTGTGGCAGCATCATCAGCGTCGCATCCGCAGGGATTGCGATCGAGCCGGAGCCGAACGGCCAGATCCCCGCGATCGCGCGGAATAGCGTCGACTTGCCGGCGCCCGATGGGCCAACGATCAGCGTCCGCTCGTTGTCGCCGATCTTGAAGCCGTCGGCGCTGATCAGCGGCGCTCCGGCCGGCAGCGTCAGGTTGAGATCCTTCAGTTCGATTCCGCCGGCTGGGGCCGGCACGCGCATCACGCCTGGATTGTCGCGCCGGGTGGCGGTGCCTTCGATCGCGCGCTCGAAACCGTCGAGCCGCTGCAGGACGGACTGCCATTCCGCCAGCGTCCGGTAGGCGGTGATGAAGAACGACAGCGAGTCCTGGACGCTGCTGAAGGCGGAGGCGGTCTGCATCATGCCGCCCAGCTGCACCTTCTGGGCGAAAAAGGCCGGGGCGACGAGGATGTAGGGGAAGATGATCGACGCCTGCGAGTAGCTGGCGGTGAAGGCAGTCAGCCGCTTGGTCCGGCTCATGATCCGCATGAAGTTCTCGGCCACGTAGCTGAAGCGGGACGCCAGCTTGTCGCGCTCGGCCGGCTCGCCGCGGAGCAGCGCGATCTGTTCGGCGTTCTCGCGGGCGCGCACCAGATTGAATCGGAAGTCGGCTTCATAACGCTGCTGGCGGAAGTTGAGATCGACCAGTGGCGAGCCGATCCAATGGGTGAGGGCGGTGCCCAGCGCCGCATAGATCAGCGCACCCCAGACGAGATAGCCGGGGATCGGCACGTCCTGGCCGAACAGATGCAGCGGCGCTTCGTTCGACAGCCCCCACAGGATCACCACGAACGAGGCCAGCGTCACCACGGCGTTGAGCAGGCCGATGCCCAGCGCCAGCGTGCGCTCGACGAACAACTGCGTGTCCTCGGCGATGCGCTGATCAGGGTTGTCGGCGGCGTCGCCGGTGAGCTGCATCTGGTAATGGTTGGCGTCGTGCAGCCAGCCGCCGAGATAGCGCTCGGTCATCCACTTGCGCCAGCGGATCTGCAGCCACTGATTGAGGTAGAGCTGGTAAACTTTGAGGGCGATCCAGATCGCCGCCAGCACGCAGAAGTAGATGATCTGATAGGTGAAGACGTCGTAGTTCCGCTCCTGCAGCGCGTTGTAGAACACGTTGTTCCAGCGGTTGAACAGCACCGAGAGCCCGACCACGGCGAGCTCGATGACGACAACGGCTGCGAGCAGCCCGCGGCCCATCCATTTGTCTTCGGCACTGAAATACGGCGCGGCGATCCGCCAGGCGGTCGCCAGCGTTCCTTTGATGTTGCTCACGGATGAGGTCTCCGGTGCGGGCTCTCGGGGAGTTTGGTGATTAGACGAAAGTTGTAGGTAAATTAACCTACGGCGGCTTGTCGCACCCAGTTGTCGCACCCTAGCATGATCGTGCCGGCGGCAAGCTCGGCGGTCAGCTGCTTCGCGCGTTTGTGAGCAGGCACGCTAGCTCGGCCGTACTTTGAGGAGGCGTCTGCCTCCCGATTGATCTCCGTGTCGGACCGGCTCGCACCGACGCGGCCAAAAAACATAACATTAAGGGAGAGAAATGCGTGTGGAATCAAATCTATAATCCACTTGGCAGCGCCGCTTTGTCGACCCTGGCGGCGGCCGTTCCCGTAGTCACGCTGCTGGTGCTGATCGCGAGCGGCAAGGTGAAAGCTCACCTCGCTGCGATCATCGCTCTGGTGCTCGCTAACGCGGTGGCGATCTTCGTCTTCACGATGCCGGCCAACATGTCGGTCCGTGCCTCGCTACTCGGTGTCGTCACCGGCTTCTTCCCGATCGGCTGGATCGTTCTCAACGTCATCTTTCTCTATCGGGTCACCGTGGCCACCGGCCGGTTCGAGCTGCTGCAGCGTGCGATTGGTGGCGTGACGACCGACCGCCGGCTGCAGCTGCTGCTGATCGCGTTTGCGTTCGGCGCATTCTTCGAAGGTGCATCCGGGTTCGGCACGCCGGTGGCGATCACCGGCGCGGTGCTAATCGGCCTCGGCTTCTCGCCACTGGCCGCCTCGGGCCTGTCACTGATCGCCAACACCGCGCCGGTCGCCTACGGCGCGCTCGGCACGCCGATCCAGGGCCTCGCGTCGGTCACCGGCCTCGATCCTTACATCCTCGGCGCGATGGTCGGCCGGCAGCTGCCGTTCTTCTCGCTGCTGGTGCCGTTCTGGTTGATCTGGGCGTTCGCGGGCTTCCGCGGCATGATGCAGATCTGGCCGGCGATCCTCGTCACCGGTGTGTCGTTCGCGGTCCCGCAATTCGTGATCTCGAACTACATCAATCCGTGGATCGTCGACATCGGCGCTTCACTGATCTCGATGGGCTGCCTGATCCTGTTCCTGAAAGTGTGGCAGCCGAAAGAGCTGTGGCTGTCGCCGAAGCTGCGCAGCCACGATCCCTCCACCGAGACCATGGCCCCGCCGAAAGAGCTGAGCCGCGCCCCGCTGACACAGGCACAATTGTGGGGCGCGTTGCTGCCGTGGATCATCGTTTGCATCGTGATGCTGATCTGGGGCAACGGCGCCTTCAAGGCCTGGGCAAACTCGATCTTCGTCTGGAACTATCCGGTGCCCGAGCTGCACAACCTGATTCAGAAGGTGCCGCCGGTCGCCGCCAAGCCGACGCCTGAGGCCGCGGTGTTCTCCTTCACCTATCTGTCGTTCACCGGCACCGGCATGCTGATCGCGGCGATTATCTCCGGGCTGTTGATGGGCGTGTCGCCCGGCAAGATGGCGACCGAGTACGGCCGCACCATCAAGGTCTGCGCGATCTCGCTGATCACCATCTCGGCGATGCTGGCGATCGGCACGTTGACGCGGCTGTCCGGCGTCGACGCGACGCTGGGCCTGGCGTTTGCTGCGACCGGCGTGTTGTATCCGTTCTTCGGCACGCTACTCGGCTGGCTCGGCGTGGCGCTGACTGGGTCGGACACCGCCTCCAACGTGCTGTTCGGCAATCTGCAGAAGATCACCTCCGAACAGCTCGGCCTGTCCCCTATCCTGATGGGCGCCGCCAACTCCTCCGGCGGCGTGATGGGCAAGATGATCGATGCTCAGTCGATCGTTGTCGCCTCGACAGCGACCAACTGGTACGGCCACGAAGGCACGATCCTGCGCTACGTCTTCCTGCACTCGATTACACTGGCGTGTTTGGTCGGCGTGCTGGTGATGCTGCAGGCCTATGTCTATCCGTTCACCGCGATGGTCTTGAAGTAACGCAGCGCGCATTGAATGGCGTCAAAGCCCCGCGGTCTCGGCCGCGGGGCTTTTCGTTGCAGGTTTCGATGGCGCCGCGGTCTGGCAAGCCGGTGCGGTTCGCGATAAACAGCGGACCGTCCTGAACAACGGCCGAGGCACCATGCACCGTCAGTCGATCTTTCGTTTCGCCGCCATCGCCGTGGTGCTGGCAGCCGGCTTCGCGACGCCGTCGCTTGCGCAATCCGACCAGGAGTTTCCGTTCGGTCTGGAACTGACGCTGGACGCGCCGCCGAAGCCGGGCTCGAAGCGGATTCCCAATTTGGAAATCGGCGATCAGGGCAGCGTGCGGCTGGAGCTGTGGTGCAAGGGCGGCGTTGGGCAGTTCTCCATCGCCGGCAGCACGGTGATCTTCATGCCGGGCGCGATCGAGGATCGCAATTGTCCGGCGGACCGCGCTCAGGCCGATGATGCACTGGTCGCAGCGCT from Rhodopseudomonas palustris carries:
- a CDS encoding L-lactate permease, which encodes MWNQIYNPLGSAALSTLAAAVPVVTLLVLIASGKVKAHLAAIIALVLANAVAIFVFTMPANMSVRASLLGVVTGFFPIGWIVLNVIFLYRVTVATGRFELLQRAIGGVTTDRRLQLLLIAFAFGAFFEGASGFGTPVAITGAVLIGLGFSPLAASGLSLIANTAPVAYGALGTPIQGLASVTGLDPYILGAMVGRQLPFFSLLVPFWLIWAFAGFRGMMQIWPAILVTGVSFAVPQFVISNYINPWIVDIGASLISMGCLILFLKVWQPKELWLSPKLRSHDPSTETMAPPKELSRAPLTQAQLWGALLPWIIVCIVMLIWGNGAFKAWANSIFVWNYPVPELHNLIQKVPPVAAKPTPEAAVFSFTYLSFTGTGMLIAAIISGLLMGVSPGKMATEYGRTIKVCAISLITISAMLAIGTLTRLSGVDATLGLAFAATGVLYPFFGTLLGWLGVALTGSDTASNVLFGNLQKITSEQLGLSPILMGAANSSGGVMGKMIDAQSIVVASTATNWYGHEGTILRYVFLHSITLACLVGVLVMLQAYVYPFTAMVLK
- a CDS encoding ABC transporter ATP-binding protein/permease → MSNIKGTLATAWRIAAPYFSAEDKWMGRGLLAAVVVIELAVVGLSVLFNRWNNVFYNALQERNYDVFTYQIIYFCVLAAIWIALKVYQLYLNQWLQIRWRKWMTERYLGGWLHDANHYQMQLTGDAADNPDQRIAEDTQLFVERTLALGIGLLNAVVTLASFVVILWGLSNEAPLHLFGQDVPIPGYLVWGALIYAALGTALTHWIGSPLVDLNFRQQRYEADFRFNLVRARENAEQIALLRGEPAERDKLASRFSYVAENFMRIMSRTKRLTAFTASYSQASIIFPYILVAPAFFAQKVQLGGMMQTASAFSSVQDSLSFFITAYRTLAEWQSVLQRLDGFERAIEGTATRRDNPGVMRVPAPAGGIELKDLNLTLPAGAPLISADGFKIGDNERTLIVGPSGAGKSTLFRAIAGIWPFGSGSIAIPADATLMMLPQRPYFPVGELRAAIVYPAESGAFSDTQVAEVLHEVGLPALAERLDQHGHWNRTLSLGEQQRLGLARALLHAPQYLFLDEATASLDEPSEAALYKLLDRKLPGTTIVSIGHRSTLEAFHQRDAVLSRTGNGFTLQDRAKTAAPEVGLAGS
- a CDS encoding META domain-containing protein — its product is MHRQSIFRFAAIAVVLAAGFATPSLAQSDQEFPFGLELTLDAPPKPGSKRIPNLEIGDQGSVRLELWCKGGVGQFSIAGSTVIFMPGAIEDRNCPADRAQADDALVAALAASTNWSRQGDFVSFTGGPQPLRFHLNTN